One region of Bacillus pumilus genomic DNA includes:
- a CDS encoding PLP-dependent aminotransferase family protein codes for MYIYLDRSSTTPLWQQIVTGIIQQIHSKKLHPHDQLTPTRVLAQELNVSRSTIQLAYDELLARGYVSTSRRGGTKVISSDHYAASTPHQGEQPFPLPVRPHFQEAEKQMNHWLSANQFHEKLDIDFRHQEPAIEEHFQNIWKRSLMKALQRLEMKDWGYSSPHGLWEVRSEIRQYLSVERGIDVEEDQIVLTGGTQQAIDLISQVLLKKGDTVAVEDPGFPGARLSFMHREMNIYPAPVDDEGIMVNTLPRRTKLIAVTPSHQRPTGVCMSVSRRQQLLKFAVSHQSYILEDDFDGDYRYHGGPLPSLFSDAPDHVIYILSFSKVLAPGIRLAAIIGSKAVIKEIASLQSLIQRQLPIMEQITLASFFREGEFTRYVRRMRQLYKKRQAAMMGALLTQQFDKHFHIYGTDTGLHVFLEGAPDFDEKGSIEAAKAAGIGIYPLSPYCFESNRKGLLLGFACTDENMIQEGVRRLKQILYM; via the coding sequence ATGTATATTTATTTAGACCGCTCAAGTACTACACCGCTCTGGCAGCAAATCGTGACTGGGATCATTCAACAAATTCATTCCAAAAAACTGCATCCTCATGATCAGTTAACACCGACACGCGTATTAGCACAGGAGCTCAATGTATCAAGATCAACTATACAGCTTGCTTATGATGAACTGCTGGCAAGAGGATATGTCAGCACATCTAGAAGAGGCGGTACGAAGGTCATTTCGAGTGACCACTATGCAGCCTCTACTCCCCATCAAGGTGAGCAGCCTTTTCCTCTTCCGGTAAGACCACACTTTCAAGAGGCGGAGAAACAAATGAACCACTGGCTGTCGGCCAATCAATTCCATGAGAAGCTTGATATTGATTTTCGTCATCAAGAACCTGCTATCGAAGAACATTTTCAAAACATATGGAAACGCTCGCTCATGAAAGCATTACAGCGATTAGAGATGAAAGATTGGGGCTATTCCTCCCCGCATGGCCTATGGGAAGTACGTTCAGAAATACGCCAATACTTATCTGTAGAACGCGGCATTGATGTAGAGGAGGATCAAATCGTGTTAACAGGTGGCACGCAGCAAGCCATTGATTTGATTTCACAGGTATTGCTTAAAAAAGGCGATACAGTAGCTGTTGAAGATCCAGGCTTTCCTGGAGCAAGGCTTTCCTTTATGCATCGTGAAATGAACATTTATCCCGCGCCCGTCGATGACGAAGGAATTATGGTGAATACATTACCACGAAGAACAAAGCTGATTGCGGTGACGCCCTCCCATCAGCGTCCAACCGGTGTATGTATGAGTGTGAGCAGAAGGCAGCAACTGCTAAAATTTGCTGTCAGTCATCAGTCTTATATACTGGAAGATGATTTTGATGGAGATTATCGTTATCATGGCGGACCGCTTCCTTCATTATTTTCAGATGCACCCGACCATGTGATTTATATCTTAAGCTTCTCCAAAGTGCTGGCACCCGGCATCCGCCTTGCTGCCATTATCGGCTCCAAAGCGGTCATAAAAGAAATCGCTTCCTTGCAATCACTCATTCAAAGACAGCTGCCCATTATGGAACAGATCACACTCGCCTCTTTTTTCAGAGAAGGAGAATTCACGCGATATGTCAGGCGAATGAGACAGCTATATAAAAAAAGACAGGCTGCCATGATGGGTGCCCTTTTAACACAACAATTTGACAAGCACTTTCATATTTATGGAACAGATACGGGTCTTCATGTCTTTTTAGAAGGAGCGCCAGACTTTGACGAAAAAGGCAGTATTGAGGCAGCAAAAGCAGCAGGCATTGGCATTTATCCATTAAGTCCTTATTGTTTTGAGAGCAATCGAAAGGGATTACTGCTAGGCTTCGCCTGTACGGACGAAAACATGATTCAAGAAGGTGTGCGCCGCTTAAAGCAAATACTTTATATGTAA
- a CDS encoding MFS transporter produces MIPASKEETEHLSIIPFIFVLFGLFMITTAVNLQVPLYTLYAEQAGYGKAATALVFAAYVFGLIPVLLFLGGISDRAGRKPVLLVALSFSLCATLLMIVHPTIQMLFAARLLQGVGLGLSVGTCTAYLIALYPEKSSWIPTFIALCSSVGFGGGALFTALLSFQYVTLAPLSYWIVMGFLILTIVGVFFFVPPVQGDADKPMMNMPTFPKGTMPANAAIAVAWSVCGLVISVLPAQLKLNGYELWVGPALFLINMAGVLMQPFVRKMNSTAALLAGFICLPCGYGLLLFGANSGSIILVLAGTMLAGTACYGFTYLGGLQLIVERGKKEAARAVAGFYLFAYLGLGLPSVFVGLFADLFGTQMVLTVFFLVVLAACLILLMSSVRQKQK; encoded by the coding sequence ATGATCCCCGCATCTAAAGAAGAAACAGAACACTTATCCATCATTCCATTTATATTCGTTTTATTTGGTCTTTTTATGATTACAACCGCAGTGAATTTGCAGGTGCCCCTTTATACGTTGTATGCCGAACAAGCAGGGTATGGAAAGGCGGCGACAGCCCTTGTATTTGCTGCATATGTCTTCGGACTGATTCCAGTCTTGCTTTTTCTTGGCGGAATTTCTGACCGGGCTGGACGCAAACCGGTTTTATTGGTCGCACTTAGTTTTTCGTTATGTGCTACCTTATTGATGATCGTACATCCTACCATACAGATGCTCTTTGCGGCCCGGCTGCTGCAAGGGGTGGGGCTTGGCCTGAGTGTTGGCACATGCACTGCTTATTTGATTGCTTTATATCCAGAAAAATCAAGCTGGATTCCAACTTTTATTGCGTTATGCAGTTCGGTTGGCTTTGGGGGCGGTGCTCTTTTTACGGCACTTCTTTCTTTTCAGTATGTGACGCTTGCGCCGCTTAGTTATTGGATTGTGATGGGCTTTTTAATCCTAACGATCGTGGGTGTCTTCTTTTTCGTTCCGCCTGTACAAGGAGATGCAGATAAACCGATGATGAACATGCCAACATTTCCAAAAGGAACAATGCCAGCGAATGCAGCGATTGCTGTCGCGTGGTCAGTGTGCGGCCTTGTGATTTCGGTTTTGCCAGCACAGCTTAAATTGAATGGATATGAATTATGGGTAGGACCGGCACTGTTTTTGATTAATATGGCAGGTGTCCTGATGCAGCCTTTTGTTCGCAAAATGAATAGCACAGCAGCGCTCCTTGCCGGATTTATCTGTCTTCCATGTGGATACGGTCTCTTGCTATTTGGAGCAAATAGTGGATCCATCATTCTTGTGCTTGCCGGAACGATGCTTGCGGGTACTGCCTGCTATGGATTTACTTATTTAGGCGGTCTTCAGCTTATTGTCGAGCGGGGAAAAAAGGAGGCAGCTAGAGCCGTTGCCGGGTTTTATTTGTTTGCCTATTTAGGTCTGGGTCTTCCAAGTGTTTTTGTCGGGCTCTTCGCTGATCTGTTCGGAACTCAGATGGTGTTAACTGTCTTTTTCTTGGTCGTTTTGGCAGCTTGTCTCATCCTTTTGATGTCAAGTGTCAGACAGAAACAAAAGTGA
- a CDS encoding barstar family protein yields the protein MKKVQLDGASCRSQEELHDQLKKVLHLPDYYGKNLDALWDCLTGEVNLPVELTWVNFDTSKDALGEYAESVKQLFQEAEEELKGQFQVSIQ from the coding sequence ATGAAAAAAGTGCAGCTGGACGGCGCGTCGTGCAGGTCGCAAGAAGAGCTTCATGACCAACTAAAAAAAGTTTTACACCTTCCTGACTATTACGGGAAAAATCTTGATGCTCTATGGGACTGTTTGACAGGAGAAGTAAATCTGCCAGTAGAGCTGACATGGGTGAATTTTGACACGAGCAAGGATGCTCTTGGCGAGTATGCAGAAAGCGTAAAGCAGTTATTTCAAGAAGCAGAAGAGGAATTGAAGGGACAATTTCAAGTGAGTATTCAATAA
- a CDS encoding LCP family protein, with product MKEKTRSKRRLRPWVKVVLFIMAFVMVMAISVTGYAYYKISKASNKAQVSLERGDTSQKRVKAFDPGKDSFSVLLLGIDSRPGETVDEARSDAVLLAAVNRTEKTIKLLSIPRDSYVDIPGRGYDKIAHAHAFGSADLSVKTVENLLNIPVDYVISGNFKAFQDIVDELNGIDVTIEDEGIAKQMEKDSKGKVHVQTGTHTLNGEEALAFVRTRKADSDLMRGKRQMEALQAIFEKSKSISSIPSYDNIIDTLGDNVSTNLSMKQFIGLFPLLSSLTSVDTIQLKGHDYQPGNVYYFELDGAGLEEVRTELREQLELS from the coding sequence ATGAAGGAGAAAACAAGATCAAAAAGAAGGCTGAGACCTTGGGTGAAAGTCGTGCTGTTTATCATGGCATTTGTCATGGTGATGGCAATATCTGTGACAGGATATGCCTACTATAAAATTTCAAAAGCGTCGAATAAGGCGCAAGTGTCATTAGAAAGAGGAGACACCTCGCAAAAGCGTGTGAAAGCTTTTGATCCAGGAAAGGACAGCTTCTCGGTCCTGCTGCTTGGAATTGACAGCCGTCCAGGTGAAACGGTAGACGAAGCAAGAAGTGATGCGGTCTTACTGGCGGCTGTGAACCGAACAGAGAAAACCATCAAGCTCCTCAGTATTCCTCGTGATTCTTATGTAGATATTCCGGGAAGAGGATATGATAAAATCGCCCACGCCCATGCGTTTGGGAGTGCAGATTTGTCAGTCAAAACGGTCGAAAACCTGTTGAACATTCCTGTAGACTATGTGATTTCAGGGAACTTTAAGGCGTTTCAAGACATTGTAGATGAGCTAAACGGAATTGACGTAACGATTGAAGATGAAGGTATCGCAAAACAAATGGAAAAGGATTCAAAAGGGAAAGTTCATGTGCAAACAGGAACACATACGTTAAATGGTGAAGAAGCATTAGCCTTTGTGAGAACAAGAAAGGCAGACAGTGACCTTATGCGCGGGAAGCGCCAAATGGAAGCACTTCAAGCCATCTTTGAAAAATCTAAATCCATTTCTTCGATCCCATCCTATGACAACATCATTGATACACTTGGTGACAATGTTTCAACCAATCTGTCCATGAAGCAGTTTATCGGTCTTTTCCCGTTATTGAGCTCATTGACATCAGTAGATACCATTCAGCTAAAGGGTCATGATTATCAGCCTGGGAATGTGTATTACTTTGAGTTAGATGGCGCTGGATTAGAAGAAGTGAGAACAGAGCTGAGAGAACAGCTTGAATTATCATAA
- a CDS encoding TVP38/TMEM64 family protein has translation MKSRQTLKESNKLTSFLSLFTHENITSFFESYKAFGPIVAILLPLIEAFLPFLPLVAFAVANANAFGLWEGFLLTWIGASAGSILVFLLIRKFGQMRMLNFISRHPSIKKLMLWVEKRGFGPLFILLCFPFTPSAAVNVVAGLSRISFWQFSLATLSGKCVMLFIISFIGYDLSALVKNPLRSIFAVLVIAVLWYVGKRVENRLNIRMSKREDKGGS, from the coding sequence ATGAAAAGTAGACAAACCTTGAAGGAGTCAAACAAGTTGACATCATTTCTTTCCCTATTTACTCACGAAAATATCACATCATTTTTTGAGAGCTACAAAGCCTTTGGACCGATTGTGGCCATATTGCTCCCTTTAATAGAAGCATTTCTTCCGTTTTTACCACTCGTTGCGTTTGCTGTAGCGAATGCAAATGCATTCGGCCTTTGGGAAGGATTTTTATTGACCTGGATTGGCGCAAGTGCAGGGTCTATTCTTGTCTTTTTACTGATCAGAAAGTTTGGACAGATGAGAATGCTCAACTTTATCAGCAGGCATCCTTCCATTAAAAAATTGATGCTTTGGGTGGAGAAGCGGGGATTTGGTCCATTATTTATTTTACTTTGCTTTCCTTTCACACCCTCTGCTGCCGTCAATGTTGTAGCAGGTTTATCAAGAATTAGCTTTTGGCAATTCTCATTAGCTACTTTATCTGGTAAGTGTGTCATGCTTTTTATCATTAGTTTTATTGGTTATGACCTCTCTGCTTTAGTTAAGAATCCGTTAAGAAGTATTTTTGCGGTTCTAGTTATTGCAGTATTATGGTATGTTGGAAAGAGAGTAGAAAATAGGTTAAACATTCGAATGAGTAAACGTGAGGACAAAGGAGGCTCTTAA
- the lepB gene encoding signal peptidase I translates to MKKKPLLWLMIITGIVLLFQVKNFMFVTYKVEGVSMDPTFTDGTELLINKFSPKLTKISRFDYVLFHGPKNQILIKRVIGLPGETIKYEDDQLFVDGEKKKEPYLKKQKQHKMGNVLTGDFQLKAITGDDKIKNNHYFVVGDNRIHSFDSRHFGTISKDQVVGVKRNTSE, encoded by the coding sequence ATGAAAAAGAAGCCATTGCTATGGTTGATGATTATTACAGGCATCGTCTTATTGTTCCAAGTCAAGAATTTCATGTTTGTCACATATAAAGTAGAAGGGGTTAGTATGGACCCAACTTTTACAGATGGAACAGAATTATTAATCAATAAGTTCTCGCCAAAACTCACGAAAATTAGCCGGTTTGATTATGTATTATTTCACGGACCTAAAAATCAAATCTTGATCAAGCGGGTCATTGGACTCCCAGGAGAAACGATCAAGTATGAAGATGATCAGTTATTTGTCGATGGTGAAAAAAAGAAGGAACCTTATTTAAAAAAGCAGAAACAACATAAAATGGGGAACGTTCTGACAGGGGATTTTCAGCTGAAAGCCATCACAGGAGACGATAAAATCAAAAACAATCATTACTTTGTGGTCGGAGATAACCGAATACATAGCTTCGACAGCCGGCATTTTGGCACCATTTCAAAGGATCAAGTTGTCGGTGTTAAAAGAAATACCAGCGAATAA
- a CDS encoding AbrB family transcriptional regulator, giving the protein MKQGNSLRTDLILIAISGLGGFLLSLTGMSIGWMVGTLITAAFIAMRRPTLFQRKGTSTLRIHSRWLLLGQFILGIELGQKMNMKVLHIFAENWLPVSFMLVFSILLAMLSGFVLWKLSKTDMLTSFVGTAPGGLSAMPGIAQEVGANTAVVSLVQTIRVLMVVLTIPFTVFYLNTKNQADVAVVTQGSAFSSGVFTLSNISWTAALILGAWLMSRLAVRLHFPAPWLIGSMLGVAALQVGAGALIGYDLIPYWPAQANIASQVFLGATIGSKMNKEMFVGLKNTLIVAVVSSAGLIAATVLSSIAIAEITGISVITAILAFSPGGIAEMATTAVTLHEDSTFVVAVQVVRIILVIAMLPPFFRFLHHVWAKRQPDYKAAK; this is encoded by the coding sequence ATGAAACAAGGAAACAGCCTTCGAACCGATCTCATTCTCATTGCGATAAGCGGTTTAGGTGGATTTCTTTTGTCTTTAACAGGTATGTCCATTGGCTGGATGGTAGGTACATTAATCACCGCAGCTTTTATTGCTATGCGCCGCCCCACCCTGTTTCAGCGTAAAGGAACTAGCACCTTACGTATTCACAGCAGATGGCTGCTCCTTGGTCAATTCATTCTCGGAATCGAACTCGGACAGAAAATGAATATGAAGGTCCTTCACATTTTCGCTGAAAATTGGCTCCCTGTGAGTTTCATGCTCGTCTTTTCTATTCTACTGGCGATGCTCTCAGGCTTTGTCTTATGGAAGCTGAGCAAAACAGATATGCTGACAAGCTTTGTCGGAACTGCCCCCGGCGGTTTATCCGCTATGCCGGGCATTGCCCAAGAGGTGGGAGCCAATACAGCTGTTGTGAGTCTCGTGCAAACGATACGTGTATTAATGGTTGTACTCACTATCCCATTTACAGTGTTTTATTTAAATACAAAAAACCAAGCGGATGTGGCTGTAGTTACGCAAGGGAGCGCTTTTTCTTCGGGTGTTTTCACCCTTTCAAACATCTCTTGGACCGCTGCGCTTATTTTAGGTGCCTGGCTCATGTCACGCCTAGCAGTTCGTCTTCATTTCCCTGCTCCTTGGCTGATCGGCAGCATGCTAGGCGTCGCAGCTCTTCAAGTTGGTGCGGGCGCACTCATAGGTTATGATTTGATTCCTTATTGGCCGGCACAAGCGAACATTGCGTCTCAAGTATTTCTAGGTGCAACCATCGGTTCAAAAATGAATAAAGAAATGTTTGTCGGGCTAAAAAACACTCTCATTGTGGCTGTCGTCAGCTCAGCTGGGCTAATTGCTGCGACTGTCCTCAGCTCTATTGCCATCGCTGAGATCACAGGTATTTCTGTCATTACAGCCATTCTTGCTTTTTCGCCTGGCGGTATTGCAGAGATGGCAACAACAGCAGTCACACTGCACGAGGATTCTACCTTTGTTGTGGCTGTACAAGTCGTCAGAATTATTCTCGTCATTGCAATGCTGCCACCGTTTTTCCGCTTCTTACATCACGTATGGGCAAAAAGGCAGCCTGATTATAAAGCCGCAAAATAA
- a CDS encoding M56 family metallopeptidase produces MNKMKSSLLFSGGILIGLAIFYQMGYYVLSSFFGWNQAYNLIHVCQSVLEFYGFTPLKYFLDALVLYTLGFAIFYMTKQIKKYIQFKQNLMLAVDHQSTESLSEKYANDIIVFHCHEPIAFAMGMLHPKVYLSTALMDMLDEEEIDAVVHHELHHKYSYDPLKAFMFSMLTKVIWYIPVLKHMRQSYSVFREVIADDYAIQKTGTELGVGQALLKLVKKRTQFQKQTKFAVSFGDRALNLRIQKILNPTYNIPFNVPMIPIVTSAILMVILMIMLNLNY; encoded by the coding sequence ATGAATAAAATGAAGTCGAGTCTGCTGTTTTCAGGCGGTATATTGATTGGTTTAGCCATTTTTTATCAGATGGGGTATTACGTGCTTTCAAGCTTTTTTGGCTGGAATCAAGCATATAACCTGATCCATGTATGCCAGTCTGTGCTCGAATTCTATGGATTCACTCCTTTAAAATACTTTCTGGATGCCTTAGTCCTCTACACATTGGGTTTTGCGATTTTTTATATGACGAAACAAATCAAAAAGTACATTCAATTCAAGCAAAATCTGATGCTTGCAGTCGATCACCAGTCGACCGAATCTTTATCTGAGAAATATGCTAATGACATCATCGTGTTTCATTGTCATGAACCGATTGCTTTTGCAATGGGGATGCTTCACCCAAAGGTTTATTTATCAACAGCTCTCATGGACATGCTGGATGAAGAAGAGATTGACGCTGTAGTTCATCACGAATTGCATCACAAATACAGCTATGATCCTTTAAAGGCTTTCATGTTCTCAATGCTCACAAAAGTCATTTGGTACATTCCAGTGTTAAAGCATATGAGACAAAGCTACTCTGTTTTTCGTGAAGTGATTGCAGATGACTATGCCATTCAGAAGACAGGCACTGAGCTTGGAGTAGGGCAGGCCCTTTTGAAACTGGTTAAAAAAAGAACCCAGTTTCAAAAACAAACAAAGTTTGCGGTGTCCTTTGGGGATCGGGCATTGAATTTAAGAATACAAAAAATCTTAAATCCAACTTACAATATTCCTTTTAATGTACCAATGATTCCAATCGTCACTTCAGCCATTCTGATGGTGATCTTGATGATTATGCTCAACCTTAATTACTAA
- a CDS encoding DoxX family protein codes for MKTNQEIGTLFVRVILGIIFFLHGLQAYQGGLGGTAAFFGQIGVPEFMAYIVKTIELVGGIALILGLGTRIFAALFVPIMAVAIITVGFSKGFVGGYEFELSLLVMALYLTLSGSKLLSIDGILKHQQQSNEAKFH; via the coding sequence ATGAAAACAAATCAAGAAATAGGAACACTTTTTGTACGCGTTATTTTAGGTATTATTTTCTTTTTACATGGGCTTCAGGCATATCAAGGAGGGCTGGGAGGCACAGCAGCATTCTTCGGACAAATCGGTGTACCTGAATTTATGGCATATATTGTAAAGACAATTGAGCTAGTCGGTGGTATTGCCTTGATTTTAGGTCTAGGAACACGTATTTTCGCAGCATTATTTGTACCAATTATGGCTGTAGCGATTATCACTGTTGGTTTTTCTAAAGGATTTGTTGGTGGCTATGAATTTGAACTTTCGCTGCTCGTCATGGCGCTTTATTTGACTCTTAGCGGCAGTAAGCTGTTGTCAATTGATGGGATACTCAAGCATCAGCAGCAAAGCAATGAAGCAAAATTTCATTAA
- a CDS encoding ferritin-like domain-containing protein — protein sequence MYYGYYDYSPYDMRQNTRIISDLEKAINGEYSAIQCYEKLAQKAKNPEAKKIIQEIRQDEVRHYQLFSKLYYSLTGKNHKPSVTEPCPDQFREGLMFAFKDEQKTVDFYLSVSDYVRDQGTKELMKRIAQDEQQHAVWFLYLLTHHVS from the coding sequence ATGTATTACGGTTACTATGACTACTCGCCTTATGACATGCGCCAAAACACAAGGATCATTTCAGACCTTGAGAAAGCGATTAATGGTGAGTATTCTGCGATCCAATGCTACGAAAAACTTGCCCAAAAGGCAAAAAATCCTGAAGCAAAAAAGATCATTCAAGAAATACGCCAGGATGAAGTCAGACACTATCAACTATTTTCAAAGCTATATTATTCTTTAACAGGTAAAAACCACAAACCAAGCGTAACAGAACCTTGTCCAGACCAATTCAGAGAAGGACTTATGTTTGCCTTTAAAGATGAACAAAAAACGGTCGATTTTTACTTAAGCGTATCAGACTATGTCCGGGATCAAGGAACAAAAGAGCTAATGAAACGTATCGCTCAAGATGAGCAGCAGCATGCTGTATGGTTTTTATATCTTTTAACGCACCATGTATCATAG